A window from Pleuronectes platessa chromosome 6, fPlePla1.1, whole genome shotgun sequence encodes these proteins:
- the LOC128443058 gene encoding homeodomain-interacting protein kinase 3-like produces the protein MVIQCRNVTTGETVALKIIESLWDIDYAQVEEVILQNMKKLNSDRFNIVRLYESFFYKEHYCLVFELLDMDLQKFKRISPGQHLQLKQIRPILQQLATALDFLNSTGIIHADLKPDNIMLVDHVRQPLKVKVIDFGISFDDPEEMLGQNVQTLWYRAPEILYQDHFSGKIDVWSLGCIAAELSMGKPLFRSKDEDDLMGKIAVAQRDPRHEGNLLPHAFWPRSWMEGRFMGDHPVWFQDVQAEFCDLQCFMDLMTQMLMMSQYKRITPGRILQHPFITMSHLQGSYKNSLYLKSCKDLMDICQDQSSEDGGH, from the exons ATGGTCATCCAATGCAGGAATGTGACCACCGGAGAGACGGTGGCTCTAAAAATCATCGAAAGCCTCTGGGACATTGACTATGCACAAGTAGAGGAGGTCATCCTTCAAAACATGAAGAAGCTGAACTCAGACAGGTTCAACATCGTCAGATTGTACGAGTCCTTCTTCTACAAGGAACACTACTGTCTTGTGTTTGAGCTCCTGGATATGGATCTGCAGAAATTCAAACGGATCAGCCCGGGTCAACACCTTCAGCTGAAGCAGATTCGCCccattctgcagcag CTAGCTACAGCCTTGGACTTTTTGAACAGCACAGGGATCATTCATGCAGATTTGAAGCCAGATAACATCATGCTGGTGGATCATGTCAGGCAGCCACTGAAAGTTAAAGTTATTGACTTTGGCATATCCTTCGATGATCCTGAGGAAATGCTCGGTCAAAACGTCCAGACCTTGTGGTACAG GGCTCCTGAGATTCTGTATCAAGATCATTTCAGCGGGAAAATCGACGTATGGTCTCTCGGCTGCATTGCTGCTGAGCTGTCGATGGGCAAACCGCTGTTCCGTTCCaaggatgaggatgatttg ATGGGGAAAATTGCAGTTGCACAAAGAGATCCACGGCATGAAGGAAACCTCCTTCCACATGCGTTCTGGCCAAGATCTTGGATGGAAGGCAGATTTATG GGGGATCATCCTGTCTGGTTTCAAGACGTCCAAGCTGAATTTTGTGACCTGCAGTGCTTCATGGACCTAATGACtcagatgctgatgatgagTCAGTATAAAAGAATTACCCCCGgcagaattctccagcatccaTTCATCACCATGAGCCACCTTCAAGGCTCATACAAAAACAGCCTCTA TTTGAAGTCATGCAAGGATCTGATGGACATCTGCCAGGATCAGAGCTCTGAGGATGGAGGACATTGA